The Arthrobacter sp. PM3 genome contains the following window.
CCAGGCTTCGCCGGAGCCGGGGACAGCGGCATCGATCAGGAGCAGCTCCTCGCCCCAGTCCTCGAAGGCTTCCGGGGAGGCTGCCATGGTGACGGCCCGGATGAGCTTCATCCCGGCGTCGTGCACTGTCCGGACGTCCGCCGCCGAACGGTCGCCGTGGAGCTGGACCCAGTCCAGGCCCGCCTCGCGGGCCACGGCGACGGCGTCGGCCGCGGATTCGTGCCGGAACACCCCCACGGCCGGCAGTCCGGCCGGGACATCGGCGAGCAGAATCCTGACCTGTTCCGGCGTGACCTGGCGCGGGCTGCGGGTCAGGACGAAGCCGACCGCGTCCGCGCCCGCCCGGGCCGCGGTGCGCACTGATTCCGGGGTGCTCAGGCCGCAGACTTTGACGAACATTCGGGCTCCTTTTGAACGCTTCCTGCCTTGACGTTAGCAAGACCGGGCATCCGCCGCCGACTTCACGACGGCTCCGGTTCGATCGTCCGGCACGGTGGTCCGGCCCGATAGGCTGAGGCGATGCAGATCATCCGCTATGCCGAGCTCAATGCAACCCCCTGGCGCAACGGCGGCGGGGTGACCCGCGAACTGGCACGGCACCCCCGGGCCGCGTCGGGGCAAAACGGCGCGGACAGCACCCCGTCGGACTGGCGCATCAGCATTGCCGAGGTCGCCTCGGCCGGGCCCTTCTCCGCCTTCACCGGCATGGACCGCGTGCTGACCGTCATTGACGGCGAGTTGCTGCTCCTGAGCGTGGACGGAGCCGAGCACCCGCTGGAGAAGTACCGCCCATTCCGGTTCTCCGGCGACGCGGACTCCGCGGGCGCACTTCCCACGGGCGACATCATGGACCTGAACGTCATTACCCGCAACGGCGCCTATAGGGGTTACACGTCCATCGTCGAACTCTCGAAGAAGCGCGCCTATCCGCTGTTCGCGGGCCAGTTCGGCATCCTGCTGCAGGGCCAGGCCAGCGTCAGTCCCGCCCCGGCAGCCCCCGTGGAACCGCCGGCCGCCGGCGCATCCGCGCCCGAGCGGATCGAGCTGAGCCGTTACGACGCCGTCGTCGGTGCGGATGCGCAGACGCCGGAAGTCCTCGGCCGCGGCTTCCTGGCGGTCGTCTCCATCGACGCGGTAGAGGCGGCGGCGCGGTAGCGTCCACCGGCGCCCGGCAACGATTAGCCCTTCTCGGCCTTCACCCGCGCCCCGCCGACACCGACCGACTCCCCGGAGAGCCGCTGCGCGAGCCAGATGGGCACGATCGAGACCACGATCAGCACGACGGCGACGACGTTGACCACGGGCGCCTGGTTCGGGCGGAACAGGTTCTGCAGGATCCAGATCGGCAGCGTGGTCTCCCCCGCCCCGATGGTGAACGTGGTGACGATGATCTCGTCGAAGCTCAGCGCGAAGGCCAGCAGCCCGCCGGCCAGCAGCGCAGAACGCAGTTGCGGGAAGGTCACCAGGTTGAACGTGGTGAAGACGCCGGCGCCGAGGTCGGCGGACGCTTCCTCCAGCCCGGGGCTCATGCGCCGGAGCCGGGCAATGACGTTGTTGAACACCGTCACCATGCAGAAGGTGGCGTGCGCGATCACGACCGTCCAAAGGCTCAGCGGGACGCCGAGGATGGTGGTGAACATGTTGTTCAGGGCGATGCCGGTGACGACGCCGGGCAGCGCGATCGGCAGGATCACCAGGAGGTTGATGACGTCCCGGCCAAAAAACGCGTACCGCTGCAGTGACAGCGCCAGCAGCGTCCCCAGCACCAGCGAGACGACGGTTGCGACCACGGCCACCCACAGGGAGGACACGACGGCCTCGCGGACGCCCGGGGAGTCGAAGGCCTTGCCCCACCACTCCAGGGTGAAGCCTTTGGGCGGCCAGCCGAATGTCCGGTCCGCATTGAACGAGTTCACCACCACCAGCAGCAGCGGCGTGTAGATGAACAGGAACACGAGCGCGGTGATGACGCCCAGGACCACTTTGGCGCTGCGGGAAAGTCTCATGGTGCTCCTCGCGCTACAGGTTGTTCAGGGCGCCGGTACGGCGGACGATGAAGAGGTAGAACATGATGATGGCGATCGGCACCAGCGAGACCGCCGCGGCGAACGGCAGGTTGTTCGCCGCGCCGACGTTGGCGTAGACCACGGTGCCGAGCATCTGCGTGGTCCCGCCGACAATTTGCGCCGTGATGTAGTCGCCCAGGGACAGGGAAAACGTGAAGATCGTGCCCGCGATGATGGAGGGGACCAGCAGCGGAAGCATGACAAGGCGCATGGTGGTCAGCGGTTTCGCGCCGAGGTCCCCGGAGGCCTCCAGCAGGGAGTCCGGCACCCGGTCAAAGCCGGCATAGATCGGCAGGATCATGTACGGCAGCCAGATGTAGGACAGGGTCAGGATGACGGCGGTCTCGCCGTACCCCGGCGATGACAGGCCGATCGGCGCCCCCAGCCATTCCAGCAGCCCGCCCTCGGCCAGGACATTCCGCCAGGCGTACGCCTTGACCAGGTAGCTGGCCCACAGCGGCATCAGCACGGCCACCACGAGCAGTTTCTCCCAGCGGGCGGGAGCCACCTTGGCGATGAAGAACGCGATGGGCAGCGCCAGGACCATGTCGATCAGGGTGACCGCCACCGCGATCCATAAGGTGCGCAGCGTGATCCGCTGGTACACCGGGTCGGTCAGGACCGTGACGATGTTCTCGGTGGTCCACTCCGTGGACACCTGCCCGGTGAAGGTGTCCACGGTCCAGAACGCTGTGACCAGCAGTGCGGCCAGGGCCGCAATGTAGACCAGCACCAGCCACAGCGCCGGTGCCGTGAGCAGCCCGGCAAGCCGAAGCCGGGGCGAACGGTGCAGCAGTGCCGAGAACGTGTTGGCCTTCGCCCGGGGCACGTCCCCGGCTGTGCGGGGTGCCCCGGGCGGAAGCTGCTGGATCTGTTGTGCCATCTCGCCTTAGTTTCTGCCGGCCGCCGGGCCGGCTGGTGATGTGCAGGTTCGCTGCCGCGTGGGGGGGTCGGACTCAGCCCTTGATTTCCGTCCAGGCCTTGGTCCATTCCGAGTAGTCGGTACACTTGACGTCCTTGCGGCCGTCCAGGCATGCCGCCACCGGGGTGGTCCAGTACCAGATCTTTTCGGCGTAGGCCTCGTCACCGGAGTGGTAGGTCTCGCAGTGCTTGGGGTCCTTGGTCTGCCCGCAGGCCTTGGCATTGGCCGGCGACTCGCCGAAGTACTCCGCCACCTGAGCGTTCACCTTGGGGCTGGCGATGTAGTCAAGCCACTTGTACGCGCAGTTCGGGTTCTTGGTCTTGGACCCGATCATCCACGTGTCCGACCACCCCGTGGCGCCCTCCGACGGAAGGAAGGCTGCAACCTTGGCGCCGTTGGCCTCGGCGAGGTTCGCCCCCACCTGCCAGGTGGTGCCGACCACGGTGCTGCCGGACGTGAAGGCCTGGACTTCCTTGACGACGTCGCTCCAGTACTCGCCGACGTGCGTGCGCTGCTGCTTGAGCAGGTCGACGGCGGCGGCCAGCTGGTCCTTGTCCAGTGCGTAGGGGTTCTTGATGCCCAGCTCCGGCTTGTGCGCCATGAGGTAGACGCCGGCGTCGGCGATGTAGATGGGCGAATCGTAGGCCGTGACCTTGCCG
Protein-coding sequences here:
- a CDS encoding ABC transporter permease, encoding MRLSRSAKVVLGVITALVFLFIYTPLLLVVVNSFNADRTFGWPPKGFTLEWWGKAFDSPGVREAVVSSLWVAVVATVVSLVLGTLLALSLQRYAFFGRDVINLLVILPIALPGVVTGIALNNMFTTILGVPLSLWTVVIAHATFCMVTVFNNVIARLRRMSPGLEEASADLGAGVFTTFNLVTFPQLRSALLAGGLLAFALSFDEIIVTTFTIGAGETTLPIWILQNLFRPNQAPVVNVVAVVLIVVSIVPIWLAQRLSGESVGVGGARVKAEKG
- a CDS encoding HutD family protein; translated protein: MQIIRYAELNATPWRNGGGVTRELARHPRAASGQNGADSTPSDWRISIAEVASAGPFSAFTGMDRVLTVIDGELLLLSVDGAEHPLEKYRPFRFSGDADSAGALPTGDIMDLNVITRNGAYRGYTSIVELSKKRAYPLFAGQFGILLQGQASVSPAPAAPVEPPAAGASAPERIELSRYDAVVGADAQTPEVLGRGFLAVVSIDAVEAAAR
- a CDS encoding ABC transporter permease; its protein translation is MAQQIQQLPPGAPRTAGDVPRAKANTFSALLHRSPRLRLAGLLTAPALWLVLVYIAALAALLVTAFWTVDTFTGQVSTEWTTENIVTVLTDPVYQRITLRTLWIAVAVTLIDMVLALPIAFFIAKVAPARWEKLLVVAVLMPLWASYLVKAYAWRNVLAEGGLLEWLGAPIGLSSPGYGETAVILTLSYIWLPYMILPIYAGFDRVPDSLLEASGDLGAKPLTTMRLVMLPLLVPSIIAGTIFTFSLSLGDYITAQIVGGTTQMLGTVVYANVGAANNLPFAAAVSLVPIAIIMFYLFIVRRTGALNNL
- a CDS encoding phosphoribosylanthranilate isomerase, which codes for MFVKVCGLSTPESVRTAARAGADAVGFVLTRSPRQVTPEQVRILLADVPAGLPAVGVFRHESAADAVAVAREAGLDWVQLHGDRSAADVRTVHDAGMKLIRAVTMAASPEAFEDWGEELLLIDAAVPGSGEAWDYGSVRAKSVSGSLAGSLTGRKWLLAGGLDPANVARAAAEAGAWGVDVSSGVESARGVKDLAKIGDFVRAAKSSE
- a CDS encoding ABC transporter substrate-binding protein; its protein translation is MAPRTKASLVIGAVAAAALALAGCGTSGGGGSSPSAQPAKTEIGAGEGQLSILGWPGYVEDGSNDPAVDWVHPFEQETGCKVSFKPFGTSDEAVTLMRTGQYDVISASGDASLRLVAGQDVQPVNMSLLKNYPDIYPFLKDKAWNTVDGVNYGMPHGWGANLLMYSTDKVTPAPTSWNAVFDDAAKNTGKVTAYDSPIYIADAGVYLMAHKPELGIKNPYALDKDQLAAAVDLLKQQRTHVGEYWSDVVKEVQAFTSGSTVVGTTWQVGANLAEANGAKVAAFLPSEGATGWSDTWMIGSKTKNPNCAYKWLDYIASPKVNAQVAEYFGESPANAKACGQTKDPKHCETYHSGDEAYAEKIWYWTTPVAACLDGRKDVKCTDYSEWTKAWTEIKG